A window of the Mus pahari chromosome 1, PAHARI_EIJ_v1.1, whole genome shotgun sequence genome harbors these coding sequences:
- the LOC110338060 gene encoding uncharacterized protein LOC110338060 gives MMSFKCQSLISTQTLVGASSTIQFFFSEALMGQNFQEVELENYEPQPGDLFLFKLRSPKAQWCGAHVGVYCGHGEIIHFEGRTSNHGGAQSFLGYCEGVVCKQGQRALQRSRQLWRVLRRRGGIDPTVLESRVREAMNNDPPPYHPTSSNCVHFALNLLGMDSMSMDRNQTRDQCDLGFS, from the exons ATG ATGAGCTTCAAGTGCCAG tCCCTCATCTCAACCCAG ACCCTGGTAGGGGCATCCAGCACCATTCAGTTCTTCTTCTCTGAGGCACTCATGGGTCAGAACTTCCAGGAGGTGGAATTGGAAAACTACGAGCCTCAGCCTGGAGACCTATTCCTGTTCAAGTTGCGGTCCCCCAAGGCACAGTGGTGCGGGGCCCACGTGGGTGTTTACTGCGGCCACGGAGAGATCATACACTTTGAGG GCAGGACCTCCAACCACGGTGGAGCACAATCATTTCTGGGTTACTGTGAGGGTGTCGTGTGTAAACAGGGGCAACGAGCTCTGCAGCGCTCCCGACAGCTCTGGCGTGTGCTACGCAGGCGCGGTGGCATTGACCCTACGGTGCTGGAGAGCCGAGTGCGAGAAGCTATGAACAACGATCCTCCTCCCTACCATCCCACTAGCAGCAACTGTGTGCACTTTGCACTGAACCTGTTGGGCATGGACTCG ATGTCAATGGACAGGAACCAAACCAGGGATCAATGTGACCTTGGGTTCTCCTGA